One window of Psychrobacillus sp. FSL H8-0483 genomic DNA carries:
- a CDS encoding methionine ABC transporter permease, producing the protein MKVDWSTFWPRILESTGETIIMVIATLIFGSILGVTIGLLLFVTREKNILENKVVFQVLNILINIIRPIPFIIFLVAISQLTRLVVGTTIGTAAAIFPMTVVASFSIARVVENNLVSIDPGVIEAAQAMGASPLRIIFTVLIPEALGPLILGLTFITVSLIDFSAVAGTVGGGGLGHVAMTYGYQRFDGSVMLVTVIILIVLVQLAQWLGNTLSKKFMRR; encoded by the coding sequence ATGAAAGTTGATTGGAGTACATTTTGGCCACGAATTTTAGAATCGACTGGCGAAACAATTATTATGGTGATTGCTACACTCATATTCGGTTCCATTCTTGGAGTTACTATTGGTCTATTACTATTTGTCACAAGAGAAAAAAATATTTTAGAAAACAAAGTTGTTTTTCAAGTGCTAAATATTTTAATTAATATTATTCGACCTATTCCATTCATTATTTTCCTAGTAGCTATTTCACAGTTAACTAGATTAGTTGTTGGTACAACAATCGGTACTGCAGCTGCTATCTTCCCAATGACGGTAGTTGCAAGTTTTTCAATCGCCCGAGTAGTGGAAAACAACTTAGTAAGTATTGATCCAGGAGTAATCGAAGCTGCGCAAGCAATGGGCGCTAGCCCCCTTCGCATCATTTTTACTGTATTAATTCCGGAAGCGCTTGGGCCCCTAATTTTAGGGCTAACGTTTATCACAGTTAGTTTAATCGATTTCTCAGCGGTTGCCGGTACGGTCGGTGGTGGCGGCTTAGGTCATGTCGCGATGACTTACGGATATCAACGATTTGACGGTAGTGTCATGCTCGTTACAGTCATTATTTTAATCGTTCTTGTGCAGCTCGCACAATGGTTAGGAAATACTTTATCTAAAAAATTTATGAGGCGTTAA
- a CDS encoding AzlD domain-containing protein, with translation MGAWYWWTLLGMTLVTYIPRAFPLTFLEGKELPPVVSGVLRNIPYAVLGALIFPAILYVQEGHLLFGIIGTVVAFSLAFIFENVMVVVLGTIGVLALYSFIF, from the coding sequence ATGGGTGCATGGTATTGGTGGACACTACTTGGAATGACGCTTGTTACATATATCCCTCGAGCTTTTCCACTCACCTTCTTAGAGGGTAAAGAATTACCACCAGTCGTTTCTGGTGTATTACGAAATATTCCCTATGCTGTTTTAGGTGCATTAATATTTCCTGCTATTTTATACGTGCAAGAAGGTCATTTACTATTTGGCATAATAGGTACAGTTGTTGCATTTTCTTTAGCTTTTATTTTCGAGAATGTAATGGTTGTAGTGCTAGGTACTATCGGAGTTTTAGCTCTATACAGTTTTATATTTTAA
- a CDS encoding S41 family peptidase, which translates to MRKSRIFLYGFLGVIILGFGYIWFGTTSSTGQTNVSNSQVIDEAFKLIKKEAVFSKNEKLLVEGAIRGMADALEDPHSTYLTKEEALAQEASLAEERVGIGVEIMLSAGKFIVVAPIKDSPAFKAGVKPQDEIVRVNGERLEGKKMTELVRLLSGDKGTSVKLTVYRASEDRHVELHMKRDTIAMHTVSSEVYEVDNYSIGLVTISIFGEKTGEEWEKQTKALVERGIDGLLVDVRGNPGGYLFSVSSIIGTLLQNGSTFAYMQDSKGVLEILKTENKDKTYLNKIPVVLLQNGGSASASEVLAGALKDNNRAMIIGETSFGKGTVQETKDLSNGGKLKISTHKWLTPKQEWIHHKGIEADLKVEQDELYMMDLKSYRGEFKVGDFGEEIKYVQQVLGALGYSISRKDGYFDEDTRDALEMYREKNKLTAKEGLDDTLFQSLTKTISDYKVRKENDKQLQMGISYLIHAIKK; encoded by the coding sequence TTGCGCAAAAGTCGGATTTTTTTATATGGTTTTCTAGGTGTAATAATTCTTGGGTTTGGGTACATTTGGTTTGGGACAACATCGAGTACAGGGCAAACAAACGTTAGTAATAGTCAAGTAATCGATGAAGCGTTTAAATTAATTAAAAAAGAAGCTGTGTTTTCGAAAAACGAAAAACTGTTGGTTGAAGGGGCCATTCGCGGAATGGCAGATGCGTTAGAAGATCCGCATAGTACTTATTTGACAAAAGAAGAAGCGTTAGCTCAAGAAGCATCACTAGCAGAAGAACGTGTTGGAATTGGAGTAGAAATTATGCTCTCCGCTGGGAAATTTATAGTTGTTGCACCGATAAAGGATTCTCCTGCATTTAAAGCAGGAGTGAAACCGCAGGATGAGATTGTCCGTGTTAATGGAGAACGACTAGAAGGTAAAAAGATGACGGAACTTGTTCGGTTATTAAGTGGTGATAAAGGAACTAGTGTAAAACTGACGGTATATCGTGCAAGCGAAGATCGACACGTGGAGTTACATATGAAACGAGATACGATTGCGATGCATACTGTTTCTAGTGAAGTATACGAAGTGGATAATTACTCAATCGGACTTGTAACGATTTCTATATTTGGGGAAAAGACAGGAGAAGAGTGGGAGAAACAAACGAAAGCTTTAGTTGAACGTGGTATTGATGGTCTCCTGGTTGATGTCAGAGGAAATCCTGGCGGATACTTATTTAGCGTATCTTCTATTATCGGAACTTTGTTGCAAAATGGCAGTACTTTCGCGTACATGCAAGATTCGAAAGGTGTTTTGGAAATACTGAAAACGGAAAATAAAGATAAGACTTATTTAAATAAAATACCTGTTGTTTTATTACAAAATGGGGGAAGTGCTTCAGCAAGTGAAGTGTTAGCGGGAGCATTAAAGGATAATAATCGTGCCATGATCATAGGAGAAACAAGCTTCGGGAAAGGAACTGTGCAGGAAACAAAAGACCTTTCCAATGGAGGTAAATTAAAAATTTCAACCCATAAATGGCTTACTCCAAAACAAGAGTGGATTCATCATAAAGGTATTGAGGCAGATTTAAAAGTCGAGCAAGATGAGCTCTATATGATGGATCTAAAATCTTATCGTGGAGAATTTAAAGTTGGAGATTTCGGAGAAGAAATTAAATATGTTCAACAAGTATTAGGAGCTTTAGGTTATAGTATTTCACGAAAAGATGGTTATTTTGATGAAGATACAAGAGATGCATTAGAAATGTACCGAGAGAAAAATAAACTAACGGCTAAAGAGGGACTAGACGATACATTATTTCAATCCTTAACGAAAACAATATCGGACTATAAAGTGAGAAAAGAAAATGATAAGCAGCTTCAAATGGGTATTAGTTATTTAATTCACGCTATTAAAAAGTAA
- a CDS encoding redoxin domain-containing protein, with translation MKKKIVGLLIVGCLVAIATISFVKNNIDEKDAFAGEQMGTDLAMNPANEGIGKGDTAPNFTLTTLDGEEVTLADYRGKKVVLNFWATWCPPCKAEMPHMQNYYEDMAEKENVEILAVNLTSSDVGLDKVKAFQEDYALSFPIPLDEEGILGETYQAITIPTTYMIDTTGKIQNKIVGPMDEQMLNEYVSNLK, from the coding sequence GTGAAGAAAAAGATAGTCGGTTTATTAATCGTTGGTTGTTTAGTGGCAATCGCAACCATTTCATTTGTAAAAAATAATATTGATGAAAAAGATGCGTTTGCTGGGGAACAAATGGGAACAGATTTAGCAATGAATCCTGCTAATGAAGGTATTGGTAAAGGGGATACTGCACCTAATTTCACGCTGACAACGCTAGATGGGGAAGAAGTGACCCTTGCAGATTATCGGGGGAAAAAGGTTGTTTTAAACTTTTGGGCAACTTGGTGTCCACCTTGTAAAGCAGAGATGCCTCATATGCAAAACTACTACGAAGATATGGCAGAAAAGGAAAACGTGGAAATTTTAGCGGTTAATTTGACAAGCTCCGATGTTGGTCTAGATAAAGTAAAAGCATTTCAAGAAGATTACGCGTTAAGCTTTCCAATTCCTTTAGATGAGGAAGGTATACTTGGAGAGACATATCAAGCAATCACAATACCAACTACATATATGATTGATACAACTGGTAAGATTCAAAATAAAATAGTTGGTCCGATGGATGAACAAATGCTTAATGAGTATGTTAGTAATTTAAAATAA
- a CDS encoding CsbA family protein — METISLSTQILMAIFAPALLVVLFTRITFNHYVALILTVALFAASVYAGYTHRWWIYILDAASLTAGFWYATNMKTNDKKKKSAS; from the coding sequence ATGGAAACGATATCTTTATCAACACAAATACTAATGGCCATCTTTGCTCCTGCACTACTAGTCGTGTTATTTACACGTATTACGTTCAATCATTATGTTGCGTTAATATTGACGGTCGCATTGTTCGCAGCTTCGGTTTACGCGGGTTACACGCATCGATGGTGGATATATATTCTAGATGCGGCGTCCTTAACAGCAGGATTTTGGTACGCAACCAATATGAAAACTAATGATAAGAAGAAAAAATCCGCCTCTTAA
- a CDS encoding ATP-binding cassette domain-containing protein: MIEFKNVSKTFRLGKREVHAVKNVSLKVSKGEIFGIIGFSGAGKSTLLRLVNMLERPSSGSVLIQDIDVNSLSSKDLRTRRRNIGMIFQNFNLFNSRTVAGNIAYPLKLAGLSKKEINTRVEELLQFVGLADKAKDYPDQLSGGQKQRVGIARALATSPDILICDEATSALDPETTADILRLLKKVNKEFGITILLITHEMHVIQSICHKVAVMENGEVIESGDVFDVFTDPQHLTSQRFIQSVQQDLPSENILEDWRTKGGKKLYRVIFKGEITNNAVLSQVTQKHQVHFNIVYGSIRELQEKLFGNLLISFEGKTEAIQNALEELKTIVNLEEVAHHES, from the coding sequence ATGATTGAATTTAAAAATGTTTCCAAGACATTTCGTCTTGGCAAACGGGAGGTGCATGCAGTCAAGAATGTTTCTCTAAAAGTAAGCAAAGGAGAAATATTCGGCATTATCGGATTTAGTGGAGCTGGAAAAAGTACACTGTTACGACTTGTCAATATGCTCGAGCGTCCCTCATCTGGGTCCGTATTAATCCAAGACATTGACGTTAACTCACTATCTTCCAAAGACTTACGAACGAGACGCCGCAACATTGGAATGATCTTTCAGAACTTTAACTTGTTTAACTCTCGTACAGTAGCAGGAAATATTGCGTATCCACTCAAGCTTGCTGGTTTATCCAAAAAAGAGATTAATACGCGAGTAGAAGAGCTATTACAATTTGTTGGTTTAGCAGATAAAGCAAAAGATTATCCGGATCAATTATCTGGAGGTCAAAAACAACGCGTCGGCATTGCAAGAGCATTAGCTACTTCACCAGACATACTTATTTGTGATGAAGCGACATCTGCACTCGATCCTGAAACAACAGCAGACATTTTACGCTTACTAAAAAAAGTAAACAAAGAGTTTGGCATAACAATCTTGCTCATCACGCACGAAATGCATGTTATCCAATCGATTTGTCACAAAGTTGCTGTAATGGAGAATGGAGAAGTTATCGAATCTGGTGATGTGTTCGATGTATTCACAGATCCACAGCATTTGACTTCGCAACGTTTTATCCAATCCGTGCAACAAGACTTACCTTCTGAAAATATTTTAGAAGATTGGCGCACAAAAGGCGGCAAAAAATTATACCGTGTTATTTTCAAAGGGGAGATTACGAATAATGCCGTACTCTCCCAAGTCACTCAAAAGCATCAGGTTCATTTCAACATTGTGTATGGTTCCATTCGAGAGCTACAAGAAAAACTCTTCGGAAATTTACTTATCTCATTCGAGGGTAAAACAGAAGCTATACAAAATGCATTAGAAGAATTAAAGACAATTGTCAATTTGGAGGAGGTGGCACACCATGAAAGTTGA
- a CDS encoding M20 family metallopeptidase: MSIVKERRELLSKSIDDKRELYIQTSQDIHANPEIGNQEFYASAKHVELLKIAGFDVTTAVAGHETAFYAVKDSGKEGATIAYLAEYDALPGIGHACGHNIIGTTSVAAGIALAEAISETGGRVVVLGTPAEEGGPNGSAKGSFVRHGYLKDVDVALMIHPAGKTSLTSETLAVDPLDFHFYGKAAHASGSPEQGINALDAVIQLFNGINALRQQLPSDVRIHGIITHGGDAPNIIPDFASARFYIRAETWKKTEEVAEKVRAIANGAALATGAAVKIERFQNEVQDFVLNSVLDEVLHCELEAVGEVVHTEKRKGKGSTDAGNISYAVPTAHPHIKIGPDDLIGHTIEFREAAKSEVGNEALIKGAKALASTGYRILTDAQLLHSIRKEYDASLARKQVE; this comes from the coding sequence ATGAGTATTGTAAAAGAACGCAGAGAACTACTATCAAAATCTATCGATGATAAGAGAGAGTTATACATTCAAACGAGTCAAGATATTCATGCAAATCCAGAGATCGGAAATCAAGAATTCTATGCAAGTGCGAAACATGTAGAATTACTAAAGATTGCAGGGTTTGATGTAACAACTGCAGTTGCAGGTCACGAGACTGCTTTTTATGCAGTAAAAGATAGTGGTAAAGAAGGAGCTACCATTGCATATCTAGCTGAATACGACGCACTACCTGGTATCGGCCATGCCTGCGGCCATAATATTATTGGGACTACAAGTGTTGCAGCGGGCATTGCATTAGCGGAAGCTATTTCTGAAACAGGCGGACGCGTCGTTGTGCTTGGTACCCCTGCCGAGGAAGGTGGACCTAATGGAAGTGCAAAAGGTAGTTTTGTCAGACATGGCTATTTAAAGGATGTGGATGTTGCCTTAATGATTCATCCAGCTGGTAAAACTTCATTGACCAGTGAAACGCTTGCTGTCGATCCTTTAGATTTTCATTTCTATGGAAAAGCTGCTCATGCATCAGGCTCGCCTGAACAAGGGATTAACGCATTAGATGCAGTAATTCAACTGTTCAATGGAATCAATGCACTTCGTCAGCAACTCCCTTCTGATGTCCGTATTCACGGCATTATTACACATGGTGGAGATGCACCGAATATAATTCCTGACTTTGCGTCTGCACGTTTTTATATTCGCGCAGAGACATGGAAGAAAACAGAAGAAGTTGCAGAAAAAGTGCGAGCTATTGCAAACGGAGCTGCTTTAGCAACAGGCGCAGCGGTGAAAATCGAACGTTTCCAAAACGAGGTGCAAGACTTTGTGTTAAATTCGGTATTGGATGAAGTACTCCATTGCGAATTAGAAGCTGTCGGAGAAGTTGTGCATACCGAAAAACGAAAAGGTAAAGGTTCAACCGATGCCGGTAACATAAGCTATGCTGTGCCAACTGCGCATCCTCACATTAAAATTGGACCAGACGATTTAATTGGGCATACAATTGAATTCCGTGAAGCAGCAAAATCAGAGGTTGGAAACGAAGCTCTGATTAAAGGAGCTAAAGCTTTAGCTTCAACAGGTTATCGAATCTTGACGGACGCTCAGCTTCTTCACAGTATACGAAAAGAGTATGATGCTTCACTTGCAAGAAAACAAGTGGAGTGA
- a CDS encoding MetQ/NlpA family ABC transporter substrate-binding protein encodes MKKLSLFVLAIITALVLSACGSSSASTTEGKETVKVKIGVNGSDGIQWPILQEKAAKEGIEIELVEFADYTLPNNALAQGDIDLNAFQHLSFLSQYVKESGNDLIPIGSTMFAPLGVYSEKIKDISEIKEGDKIAIPDDPTNQARALRLLEAGKLITLADDFGLAGDPSQITENPLNLEIIPMVAQQTPRVLPDVTAAIINNGVAGQAGFSPGEDPIFKEAGDNESIYPYVNLIAARAEDKDNETFKRIVELYQEDDIKQAVAEDTKGGSSLVILTQEQLDETFSNLLK; translated from the coding sequence ATGAAAAAGTTAAGTTTATTCGTACTAGCAATTATTACTGCTTTGGTATTATCCGCGTGTGGGAGTTCTTCGGCATCTACTACAGAAGGTAAAGAAACAGTAAAAGTAAAAATTGGTGTGAATGGTTCTGATGGTATTCAATGGCCTATTCTTCAAGAAAAAGCTGCAAAAGAAGGTATTGAAATTGAATTAGTAGAGTTTGCTGATTACACATTACCGAACAATGCACTTGCACAAGGGGACATTGATTTAAATGCATTCCAACATCTTTCGTTCTTATCGCAATATGTAAAAGAAAGTGGTAACGATCTTATTCCAATTGGTTCTACAATGTTCGCACCATTAGGTGTTTATTCTGAAAAAATTAAAGACATTTCAGAAATTAAAGAAGGCGATAAAATCGCTATTCCTGATGATCCAACTAACCAAGCACGTGCACTTCGTTTATTAGAAGCTGGAAAATTAATTACACTAGCAGATGACTTCGGACTAGCTGGTGATCCTTCTCAAATTACAGAAAATCCGTTGAACCTTGAAATTATTCCGATGGTTGCTCAGCAAACACCTCGTGTATTACCAGATGTAACTGCAGCTATCATTAACAATGGTGTTGCTGGTCAAGCAGGCTTCTCTCCTGGTGAAGATCCTATTTTCAAAGAAGCTGGAGATAACGAATCTATCTACCCTTATGTAAACTTAATTGCAGCTCGGGCGGAAGATAAAGACAATGAGACATTTAAACGCATTGTTGAACTTTACCAAGAAGATGATATTAAACAAGCTGTAGCAGAAGATACAAAAGGTGGTTCTTCTTTAGTCATTTTAACGCAAGAACAATTGGATGAAACATTTTCAAACCTATTAAAGTAA
- a CDS encoding PDZ domain-containing protein, translating into MVQELLIELAKGIGRFFLHPAVYISLLFSVLIGYVRVKRERKQFRARILWGWTETKHVLLDGYVWSIILSVISVGIGFVVPTTWLFIYSAWMILFVLLFMYQLGSAIYAIALGATTLYVMYAYNWSFQVFSWEEFTGLNVLNEAIVPIAILAGLLLIVEGALIQKHGATYASPKLVKTSRGIQAMEYVTKRLWLLPVLLVIPGDVISAYIPFWPQFPIGESTFSLILFPFVIGFQQKSRRTLAVQFYKRYGKMVWQLGIIVTVAAAIGYVMPIISAVVILLAVLARLVISYMEYKKETSGTFAVSPQPNGVMIAGVLIDSPAEKMGLQIGERIVKVNGQKVTDEQELYEAVQINAAHCKLEVLDSNGELRLRQHILFRHDHYRLGLILIR; encoded by the coding sequence ATGGTGCAAGAATTATTAATCGAGTTGGCTAAAGGAATTGGACGGTTTTTCCTTCATCCAGCAGTATATATTTCGCTACTTTTCTCTGTATTAATTGGCTATGTTCGTGTGAAAAGAGAAAGAAAGCAATTTCGCGCAAGAATCTTATGGGGTTGGACAGAAACAAAGCATGTTTTGTTAGATGGTTACGTTTGGTCCATTATCTTATCGGTTATTAGTGTTGGAATTGGCTTTGTTGTACCAACTACGTGGTTATTTATCTATAGTGCTTGGATGATATTATTTGTTTTATTGTTCATGTATCAGCTAGGTTCAGCAATTTACGCCATTGCTCTAGGCGCCACTACTTTGTACGTGATGTATGCGTATAACTGGTCTTTTCAAGTATTTTCGTGGGAAGAATTCACTGGTCTAAATGTATTAAATGAAGCTATTGTTCCAATTGCCATTTTAGCAGGATTGTTATTGATTGTAGAAGGGGCCCTTATTCAAAAACACGGAGCTACTTATGCTTCACCTAAATTAGTGAAAACATCAAGAGGCATCCAAGCGATGGAATATGTAACGAAGCGACTGTGGCTATTACCCGTCTTGTTAGTCATTCCTGGTGATGTTATTAGTGCCTATATTCCATTTTGGCCACAATTTCCAATAGGAGAGTCTACGTTTTCCTTGATATTATTTCCATTTGTTATTGGGTTTCAACAAAAAAGTAGACGAACACTGGCAGTTCAGTTTTATAAACGTTACGGAAAAATGGTCTGGCAGTTGGGCATTATCGTAACTGTTGCAGCTGCAATTGGTTATGTAATGCCAATTATTAGTGCAGTTGTTATTCTACTAGCTGTACTCGCGAGATTAGTAATTTCCTATATGGAATACAAAAAGGAAACGAGTGGCACATTTGCAGTGTCTCCTCAGCCGAATGGTGTTATGATAGCAGGAGTTCTTATCGATTCGCCCGCTGAAAAGATGGGTTTACAAATCGGAGAGCGTATTGTAAAAGTGAATGGACAAAAGGTGACGGACGAGCAAGAGCTTTACGAAGCGGTACAAATAAATGCAGCACATTGCAAATTGGAAGTACTGGATTCCAACGGAGAGCTTCGTTTACGTCAGCATATTTTGTTTAGACATGATCATTACCGATTAGGCTTGATCTTAATAAGATAG